Proteins found in one Macrobrachium nipponense isolate FS-2020 chromosome 4, ASM1510439v2, whole genome shotgun sequence genomic segment:
- the LOC135210849 gene encoding solute carrier family 25 member 3-like, with amino-acid sequence MFRSLWETAKNSPFSQPFEAHCDAPNKELVSGRRIAAADAAEGDSCEYGSTEYYVMCGFGGLLSCGITHTAVVPLDLVKCRIQVDPAKYKGVFNGFKVTLAEGGVRSLGRGWAPTAIGYSMQGICKFGFYEVFKILYSNMLGEENTYLYRTSLYLAASASAEFFADIALSPMEAVKVRIQTMPGFPATLRAGAPIIYGQEGLWGFYKGVVPLWCRQIPYTMMKFACFERTVEALYQYVVPKPRDQCSKSEQLVVTFAAGYIAGVFCAIVSHPADTIVSKLNQAKGSSAVEVAKSLGFAGMWKGLFPRIIMIGTLTALQWFIYDAVKVTLRLPRPPPPQMPESLRLKLEGNQA; translated from the exons ATGTTCCGCAGCTTATGGGAAACCGCGAAAAATTCGCCCTTCAGCCAGCCATTCGAAGCCCATTGCGATGCCCCCAATAAAGAGCTCGTGAGTGGGAGAAGaattgctgctgctgatgctgctgaaG GGGATAGCTGTGAATATGGATCAACCGAGTACTATGTTATGTGTGGGTTTGGTGGTCTTTTGAGTTGTGGTATAACTCATACAGCTGTTGTACCTCTTGATCTAGTCAAGTGCAGAATCCAGGTTGATCCTGCAAAGTATAAGGGAGTTTTCAATGGATTcaag GTAACTCTTGCTGAAGGTGGTGTTCGTAGCCTCGGCAGAGGCTGGGCTCCTACTGCCATTGGATACTCCATGCAAGGTATCTGCAAATTCGGCTTTTATGAAGTATTCAAGATACTTTACAGTAACATGCTTGGAGAAGAAAATACTTACCTTTACAGAACATCTCTGTATCTAGCAGCTTCGGCTTCAGCTGAGTTCTTTGCTGATATTGCTCTGTCACCCATGGAAGCTGTGAAG GTTCGTATCCAGACTATGCCTGGTTTCCCAGCCACCTTGCGAGCTGGTGCTCCAATTATTTATGGCCAGGAAGGACTCTGGGGCTTCTACAAGGGTGTTGTACCTCTGTGGTGCAGACAGATTCCATACACAATGATGAAGTTTGCCTGCTTTGAGCGCACTGTGGAGGCCCTGTATCAATATGTCGTTCCCAAGCCCCGTGATCAGTGTTCAAAATCAGAACAGCTTGTGGTCACATTTGCTGCAG gtTACATTGCTGGTGTCTTCTGTGCGATAGTGTCACATCCTGCTGATACTATTGTTTCAAAATTGAACCAGGCTAAGGGATCTTCAGCTGTTGAAGTTGCCAAGAGTCTTGGATTTGCcg GTATGTGGAAGGGATTGTTCCCCCGTATCATTATGATCGGTACTCTCACAGCCCTGCAGTGGTTCATCTATGATGCTGTCAAGGTCACACTTCGTCTCCCACGTCCACCACCCCCTCAGATGCCAGAATCCCTTAGATTAAAGCTTGAAGGTAACCAGGCTTAG